From Peromyscus maniculatus bairdii isolate BWxNUB_F1_BW_parent chromosome 8, HU_Pman_BW_mat_3.1, whole genome shotgun sequence, a single genomic window includes:
- the Cfap144 gene encoding cilia- and flagella-associated protein 144 isoform X1, whose product MAGHSGQKVIQDEVHQNQILRELFLKELRAQKLYTQYHVNPLRKVHTIARKPMSWHDNLEEPADAKFLNLIHHAAQGPRKKYAETQTETQEIGWDPNPLVSPERQDNRLNHFRVYNDITLYKAKLWSLGEDDHQK is encoded by the exons ATGGCAGGACACTCGGGACAGAAGGTGATTCAGGATGAAGTTCATCAGAATCAGATCTTGCGAGAACTGTTCCTCAAAGAGCTACGAGCACAGAAGTTGTACACGCAGTATCACGTGAATCCCCTGCGCAAGG TTCACACAATTGCCAGGAAGCCCATGTCTTGGCATGATAACTTGGAGGAGCCTGCAGATG CCAAGTTCCTGAACCTCATCCACCATGCTGCACAGGGCCCAAGGAAGAAATATGCAGAGACACAGACTGAAACCCAAGAAATTGGATGGGACCCAAATCCGCTG GTCAGTCCAGAACGTCAGGACAACAGGCTGAACCACTTCAGGGTCTACAATGACATCACTCTGTACAAGGCTAAACTGTGGAGCTTGGGGGAAGATGATCACCAGAAGTAG
- the LOC102928244 gene encoding olfactory receptor 5AR1-like — protein sequence MAVFFGAADEPEKGLRAADTSMDLCVVPASEHNLSSHTRVTHFILRGFSDVPQLRLVVIPFFLLIYTFGLLGNSSIIIAVMRDSRLHSPMYFFLKNLSFLDMSYTSATIPKAVLISFTGSGGISYLECVAQLYIFLTLGCTECFLLTAMAYDRFLAILRPLLYGTIMSQKCCVELVVTAWVGGTIYSAFHTFNTFSLPYCGPNVVEHFFCDIPPVMRLSCTDYRLHEEVGFAVSSCIVMSSFALTVLSYVGIVSTVVRIPSVDGRWKAFSTCSSHLTTVLLFYVTGSFVYLRPASRYSPTQGRLASICYSVLTPSLNPVVYCLRNKDMKFALQKLYCGRKS from the exons ATGGCTGTCTTCTTTGGAGCTGCTGATGAACCAGAGAAAGGACTCAGAGCAGCAGATACTTCCATGGAT CTGTGTGTGGTCCCTGCATCTGAACACAACTTGAGCAGTCATACAAGAGTGACGCACTTCATCCTCAGGGGCTTCTCAGATGTCCCACAGCTGAGATTGGTGGTCATCCCGTTTTTCTTGCTCATCTACACATTTGGCCTCCTGGGGAACAGCTCCATCATCATAGCAGTGATGAGAGACAGTAGGCTTCAttcccccatgtacttcttcctgaaGAATTTATCTTTCCTGGACATGAGCTACACTTCAGCCACCATCCCCAAGGCAGTGCTGATATCCTTCACAGGCTCGGGAGGCATCTCCTATCTCGAATGTGTAGCCCAGCTTTACATATTTCTCACACTTGGATGTACTGAATGCTTCCTGCTCACGGCCATGGCTTATGACCGGTTCCTGGCCATCCTCAGACCACTGCTCTATGGCACCATCATGAGCCAGAAATGCTGTGTTGagctggtggtcactgcctgggTGGGTGGGACCATCTACTCAGCCTTCCACACTTTCAACACCTTCTCCCTCCCCTACTGTGGACCCAATGTTGTTGAACACTTCTTCTGTGACATCCCTCCAGTCATGAGACTGTCCTGCACTGATTACCGTCTCCACGAGGAGGTGGGCTTTGCCGTCAGCAGCTGCATTGTCATGAGCTCCTTCGCCCTCACGGTCCTCTCCTATGTGGGCATCGTGTCCACAGTTGTCCGCATTCCCTCAGTGGATGGCAGGTGGAAGGCCTTTTCTACCTGTTCCTCTCACCTGACCACAGTCCTCTTGTTCTATGTAACTGGAAGCTTTGTGTACCTGAGGCCTGCCTCTCGGTACTCCCCGACCCAGGGTCGCCTGGCATCTATTTGCTACTCTGTCCTCACTCCTTCTTTGAATCCAGTTGTCTATTGTCTGAGGAACAAAGACATGAAGTTTGCTCTGCAGAAACTTTACTGTGGAAGAAAGTCCTGA